One segment of Chionomys nivalis chromosome 1, mChiNiv1.1, whole genome shotgun sequence DNA contains the following:
- the LOC130888685 gene encoding 40S ribosomal protein S10 — translation MLMPKKNRIAIYELLFKEGVMVAKKDVHMPKHPELADKNVPNLHVMKAMQSLKSRGYVKEQFAWRHFYWYLTNEGIQYLRDYLHLPPEIVPATLRRSRPETGRPRPKGPEGERPARFTRGEADRDTYRRSAVPPGADKKAEAGAGSATEFQFRGGFGRGRGQPPQ, via the coding sequence ATGTTGATGCCCAAGAAGAACCGGATTGCCATCTATGAGCTCCTTTTTAAGGAAGGAGTGATGGTTGCCAAGAAGGATGTCCATATGCCCAAACACCCTGAGCTGGCAGACAAGAACGTGCCCAACCTTCATGTCATGAAGGCCATGCAGTCTCTGAAGTCTCGAGGCTACGTGAAGGAGCAGTTTGCCTGGAGACACTTCTATTGGTACCTTACGAATGAGGGCATCCAGTATCTCCGCGATTATCTCCACTTGCCTCCGGAGATCGTGCCTGCCACCCTGCGCCGCAGTCGTCCCGAAACTGGCAGGCCTCGGCCCAAAGGGCCGGAGGGTGAGCGCCCGGCAAGATTCACAAGAGGGGAGGCGGACAGAGACACCTACAGAAGGAGTGCTGTGCCCCCTGGTGCTGACAAGAAAGCCGAGGCTGGGGCTGGCTCAGCCACCGAGTTCCAGTTTAGAGGAGGCTTTGGTCGTGGACGGGGTCAGCCACCACAGTGA